Proteins from one Rosa chinensis cultivar Old Blush chromosome 7, RchiOBHm-V2, whole genome shotgun sequence genomic window:
- the LOC112175645 gene encoding deacetylvindoline O-acetyltransferase, whose translation MTLSNGVTMLLPEAHIESVQSVMPFKITDPRPARQVSAADPVGLGIFQQCLHIVLYYTKATEEDSRWLHAGWIKESLSRALLEQPLFAGRLRTSDGGELEIVANDSGVRLIETRTPMTMAEFLSYKDSTEDTEDKLVFWKTIDERSPQYSPLFYVQVTYFQCGGRSVGISCSVLLADLLFKENFLKKWANIHHNLLSDESLPATPFYNFPHVEKSGNPCKNIFVSIPSKKCGKTMIFNVAAEKADSENDEALQLCVEEAESKFGFGKLFVKINISSCSAIKVENFQKGLAKPKLSLIAEADWDYFGAKEVEFREGNKPATVSYWFGFISGGLVMAVPSSADQEGASVIVTVPN comes from the exons ATGACATTGTCCAATGGTGTCACCATGCTCCTCCCAGAAGCACACATTGAATCCGTCCAGTCTGTAATGCCCTTCAAGATCACCGATCCGCGGCCGGCACGCCAAGTGTCGGCCGCAGACCCCGTCGGTTTGGGAATATTCCAACAGTGCCTGCACATAGTTCTCTACTACACAAAAGCAACCGAAGAGGACTCACGTTGGCTCCATGCTGGTTGGATCAAGGAATCACTTTCGAGGGCGTTGCTGGAGCAACCGCTATTTGCTGGCCGTTTACGCACGAGTGATGGGGGAGAGTTGGAGATTGTGGCAAATGACAGCGGCGTTAGACTCATCGAAACTCGTACTCCGATGACCATGGCTGAGTTTCTGTCTTACAAGGACAGCACGGAGGATACAGAAGATAAACTTGTGTTTTGGAAAACTATTGATGAACGAAGTCCTCAGTACTCTCCTCTCTTTTATGTTCAG gtGACATATTTTCAGTGTGGAGGGAGATCAGTGGGAATTAGCTGCAGTGTTCTTCTAGCAGATCTTTTGttcaaagaaaattttctcaagaaATGGGCTAACATCCACCACAATCTGCTTTCAGACGAGAGTCTACCTGCGACACCCTTTTATAACTTCCCACATGTTGAAAAAAGTGGAAATCCCTGCAAGAATATATTTGTCTCTATTCCGAGCAAAAAATGTGGCAAGACAATGATCTTCAATGTTGCAGCTGAGAAGGCGGACTCGGAGAACGATGAAGCATTGCAACTTTGTGTTGAAGAAGCAGAGAGCAAGTTTGGTTTTGGGAAATTGTTTGTGAAGATCAACATCTCATCCTGCAGTGCAATCAAGGTTGAGAATTTTCAAAAAGGACTTGCTAAGCCGAAACTGAGCCTAATTGCTGAAGCGGATTGGGATTATTTCGGGGCAAAGGAGGTCGAGTTTCGTGAAGGGAATAAGCCGGCTACTGTTTCGTATTGGTTTGGATTCATTTCTGGTGGACTTGTTATGGCAGTGCCATCATCAGCTGATCAGGAGGGTGCTTCAGTGATTGTCACAGTTCCTAATTAG
- the LOC112179551 gene encoding histone-lysine N-methyltransferase, H3 lysine-9 specific SUVH6, producing the protein MRVVMGLQQLESSRTIEQLSGSHSEERLGRLSLENGPEYKRPRVSAFRDFPPGCGQYATSVGTSNGIGMDMTVAKKYPPQRIVEYVRDFPPQCGINICFEAKAFDDVKKSEVDVQDEELHYSELKADVSQVNGGYFLPSNMMERRMERPREKSFDISNSHNHLLEEDVESSELKLNKVIPNLKPASHPSWWKGKVARKSKPGGGMSERQGEKPDSKLQLERSKDAWRTKVGSEIGGHSKKNIHSIAGKTTGFGQASSSSSLHDNNTDAIRKKVTETLGRFKALCRQLEHDKSKEGGTPLRRVDLKAAKILKKEGKHINTGKQILGHVPGVEVGDEFHYRIELNIVGLHHPTQGGIDYATFGGKMLATSIVASGGYADDLHNLNSLTYTGQGGNVMHPDKEPEDQKLQRGNLALKNSMHAKTPVRMIRGSESSDGRTKYYIYDGLYLVVKCWKEMGPHGKLVFKFQLDRIEGQSLLRKK; encoded by the coding sequence ATgagggttgtaatggggttgCAGCAGTTGGAATCATCGAGAACAATTGAACAGCTAAGCGGTAGCCATTCTGAGGAAAGATTGGGAAGATTGTCCTTGGAAAATGGGCCCGAGTATAAGAGACCCAGAGTGTCTGCTTTTCGTGACTTCCCTCCTGGGTGTGGACAGTATGCAACTTCAGTTGGTACTTCTAATGGCATTGGTATGGACATGACTGTGGCTAAAAAATATCCTCCTCAAAGAATAGTAGAATATGTTCGGGATTTCCCACCTCAATGTGGAATAAATATATGTTTCGAGGCCAAGGCTTttgatgatgtgaaaaaatCAGAAGTGGATGTTCAAGATGAAGAGCTTCACTACAGTGAATTGAAAGCAGATGTTTCTCAAGTCAATGGTGGCTACTTTCTACCTAGTAATATGATGGAACGGAGGATGGAACGTCCAAGGGAGAAGTCTTTTGATATATCTAATTCTCATAACCATCTGCTTGAAGAAGATGTTGAGAGTTCAGAACTGAAATTGAATAAAGTAATTCCGAACTTGAAGCCTGCATCACATCCTTCCTGGTGGAAGGGAAAAGTGGCCCGCAAGTCTAAACCAGGAGGAGGTATGAGTGAAAGACAGGGAGAGAAACCTGATTCAAAGCTTCAGCTAGAAAGATCTAAAGATGCTTGGAGGACAAAAGTTGGCTCAGAGATTGGAGGACACTCTAAAAAGAATATTCATTCAATAGCAGGGAAGACTACTGGTTTTGGTCAGGCTAGTTCTAGCAGCAGCCTTCATGATAATAACACAGATGCCATCCGAAAAAAGGTGACAGAGACGTTGGGTCGTTTCAAAGCTCTTTGTAGACAACTGGAACATGACAAGTCAAAGGAAGGAGGAACTCCACTCAGAAGGGTCGATTTAAAAGCTGCAAAGATTCTCAAGAAGGAAGGAAAACATATAAATACTGGCAAACAAATCTTGGGACATGTCCCCGGTGTTGAAGTTGGCGATGAATTTCATTACAGGATTGAACTTAATATTGTTGGCTTACATCACCCAACTCAAGGTGGTATAGATTATGCTACTTTTGGTGGGAAGATGCTTGCAACTAGTATTGTTGCATCTGGGGGATATGCTGATGATTTGCATAATTTGAATTCCTTGACTTACACGGGCCAAGGAGGAAATGTGATGCATCCGGATAAGGAACCTGAAGATCAAAAGCTTCAACGGGGAAACCTTGCTTTGAAGAATAGCATGCATGCAAAGACTCCTGTTAGAATGATCCGTGGTTCTGAATCATCAGATGGAAGAactaaatattatatatatgatgGACTATATTTGGTAGTGAAGTGTTGGAAGGAAATGGGGCCTCATGGTAAGCTTgttttcaagtttcaactaGACAGAATTGAGGGTCAGAGCTTGCTACGAAAGAAATAA
- the LOC112180772 gene encoding uncharacterized protein LOC112180772 — protein sequence MVQKPSSVVGSTGSIGTQTLDIVAENPKKFRVVALVAGSNVYLLVDQLYVSGKAFSRLLRDSKNKAGQGGRGGGSGYGYGRGRGGGRYNCDSANNENNSGYNSESAPAGQGAFKDAPPKQRFSGGDGDGRPFERRGYVTYFIMNPTRLAFIRSTLCRHFRRDPLSARPFEGLKFIDVGCGGGILSEPLARMRAAVTGVDAVKKNIKIARFHSDLDPVTSKLECQCTTAVKSYNAEKGRANKVPKLRLLPGVPKQPGGIECGYYVMRYMKDIINDDTLSFSTKWAVKTRKGYTQQQLDEVRMEVADYLQTLL from the exons ATGGTCCAAAAGCCTAGTTCTGTTGTTGGATCTACTGGTTCCATTGGAACCCAG ACATTGGACATTGTTGCAGAGAACCCGAAAAAATTCAGAGTTGTGGCCCTAGTAGCTGGCTCAAATGTGTATCTTCTTGTTGATCAG TTATATGTATCAGGAAAAGCCTTCTCCCGTCTTT TGAGGGATTCAAAGAATAAAGCTGGTCAAGGAGGCCGTGGGGGTGGAAGTGGATATGGATATGGGCGAGGCCGTGGCGGTGGTAGATACAATTGTGATTCAGCCAATAATGAAAACAACAGTGGGTACAATAGTGAATCAGCCCCTGCTGGTCAGGGTGCTTTTAAGGATGCACCTCCTAAACAGCGTTTCTCTGGTGGGGATGGTGATGGAAGGCCATTTGAAAGGCGTGGCTATGTAACTTACTTTATAATGAATCCTACAAGGCTTGCATTCATTCGCTCAACACTGTGCCGTCATTTCAG GAGGGACCCATTATCTGCTAGGCCCTTTGAAGGGCTCAAATTTATTGATGTTGGCTGTGGAGGTGGAATTCTTTCTGAG CCTTTAGCTCGGATGAGAGCTGCTGTAACAGGAGTTGATGCTGTTAAGAAAAATATCAAGATAGCTCGCTTTCACTCA GACTTGGATCCAGTGACCTCAAAACTTGAATGTCAATGCACTACAGCTG TTAAAAGTTACAATGCTGAAAAGGGGAGGGCTAACAAAGTGCCTAAATTAAGACTACTCCCG GGCGTACCTAAACAACCGGGCGGAATTGAGTGTGGCTACTATGTTATGCGGTACATGAAGGATATTATTAATGATGACACACTTTCCTTTTCGACCAAG tgggCGGTAAAGACTCGGAAAGGATATACCCAACAACAACTTGACGAGGTGCGCATGGAGGTGGCCGACTACTTGCAGACCTTGTTGTAG